A part of Citrifermentans bremense genomic DNA contains:
- a CDS encoding sigma-54 interaction domain-containing protein, producing MSESENGPGAAVYQAILTSMGEGIIFADRDNRIVFVNAAAEQVRGIKAEKFLGRDLLSIHTPPARERIAAILAGLRDGSAASHTRPLETKGRIFENCYYPIRDRGERFVGTLMISRDITERERLKEENSELREQLLTEYACGGMIGRSRAMQPVFQVIRSTAPLESTILITGESGTGKELVARELHQRSRRSDGPLVKVNCAALPETLLESELFGFEKGAFTGALRERKGKFEQAERGTLFLDEIGEMPLSAQAKLLRVLQERTVERIGGSREIEVDVRIIAATNRDLRQDVAAGLFREDLFYRLNVIPIDLPPLRERLEDILPLATIFLSRFSQQMNRPQLQLSREAKQALLKHPFPGNVRELKNAMERATALCTGDTLGIDDLPPEFSQHAVQLTQLAASQPPMPGPKLSAGLDHREAELIQEALAATGNRRGEAARLLGISRKTLWKKMKHPVTGS from the coding sequence ATGTCTGAATCGGAAAACGGGCCTGGGGCGGCTGTCTACCAGGCGATACTCACCAGCATGGGCGAAGGGATCATCTTCGCCGACCGCGATAACCGGATCGTGTTCGTCAATGCGGCGGCGGAGCAGGTGCGCGGCATCAAGGCGGAGAAGTTCCTGGGGCGCGACCTCCTCTCCATCCATACGCCGCCGGCACGCGAGCGGATAGCCGCGATCCTCGCCGGGCTGCGCGACGGCAGCGCCGCTTCCCACACGAGGCCGCTGGAGACCAAGGGGCGCATCTTCGAAAACTGCTACTACCCCATCCGCGACCGTGGGGAGCGCTTCGTGGGGACCTTGATGATCAGCAGGGACATCACGGAAAGGGAGCGCCTGAAGGAGGAAAACTCGGAACTGAGGGAGCAGCTCCTGACGGAGTACGCCTGCGGCGGGATGATCGGCCGCAGCCGGGCGATGCAGCCGGTGTTCCAGGTGATCCGCTCCACCGCGCCGCTGGAATCGACCATACTCATCACCGGCGAAAGCGGCACAGGAAAGGAGCTGGTGGCGCGCGAGCTGCACCAACGGAGCCGTCGCAGCGACGGACCGCTGGTCAAGGTGAACTGCGCGGCGCTCCCGGAGACACTGCTGGAATCGGAGCTTTTCGGTTTCGAGAAAGGGGCGTTCACAGGCGCGCTGCGGGAGCGCAAAGGGAAATTCGAGCAGGCGGAGCGAGGGACACTGTTCCTCGACGAGATCGGCGAGATGCCGCTTTCGGCCCAGGCGAAGCTTCTGCGCGTGCTCCAGGAAAGGACCGTGGAGCGGATCGGCGGCAGCAGGGAGATCGAGGTTGACGTCCGCATCATCGCCGCGACCAACCGCGACCTGCGCCAGGACGTGGCGGCGGGACTCTTCCGCGAAGATCTCTTCTACCGCTTGAACGTGATCCCAATCGACCTCCCCCCCCTGCGCGAGCGGCTGGAGGATATACTCCCCCTTGCCACCATCTTCCTCTCCCGCTTCTCCCAGCAGATGAACCGCCCCCAGCTCCAGCTCTCGCGAGAGGCGAAGCAGGCCCTTTTGAAGCACCCGTTCCCGGGAAACGTGAGGGAACTTAAAAACGCCATGGAGCGCGCCACCGCGCTTTGCACCGGCGACACCCTCGGCATCGACGATCTCCCCCCTGAATTCTCGCAGCACGCGGTACAACTTACCCAGCTGGCGGCGTCCCAGCCGCCAATGCCGGGACCGAAGCTGTCGGCCGGCCTCGACCACCGGGAGGCCGAGCTGATCCAGGAGGCCCTGGCAGCAACCGGCAACCGGCGCGGCGAGGCCGCGCGCCTTTTAGGCATCTCCCGAAAGACGCTCTGGAAGAAGATGAAACACCCTGTTACCGGCTCGTAA
- a CDS encoding HPP family protein has translation MKRRISIVMRRKVALKRRLTRLPRKCRAPIRGVRPPMSFRYAFWSLVSAVAGITAICQTTAILGHPLLIGSFGASAVLLFGATDSPLAQPRNLVGGHLLSAVVAVVVVALAGSTPVTMAVAVGISIFVMNLTHTTHPPGGATALIGVQGAVGPGFVLLPVLAGALILLAVACFTNNVVYHRSYPKHWL, from the coding sequence TTGAAGCGACGCATCAGCATCGTCATGCGCAGGAAGGTCGCATTAAAGAGGAGGCTTACGCGCCTTCCCCGGAAGTGCCGGGCTCCCATCAGGGGGGTGCGCCCTCCGATGTCTTTTCGTTACGCCTTCTGGAGCCTGGTGAGTGCTGTCGCGGGCATCACCGCGATCTGCCAGACGACCGCGATCTTAGGGCACCCCCTGCTGATCGGCTCATTCGGAGCCTCGGCCGTGCTCCTTTTTGGCGCCACCGATTCGCCCCTGGCACAACCCCGCAACCTGGTCGGCGGGCACCTGTTATCGGCAGTAGTTGCGGTGGTCGTCGTGGCGCTGGCAGGTTCCACTCCGGTCACGATGGCGGTCGCAGTCGGCATCTCCATCTTCGTCATGAATCTCACCCACACCACCCATCCCCCCGGCGGGGCGACGGCACTCATCGGCGTTCAGGGTGCGGTAGGGCCCGGCTTCGTGCTGCTGCCGGTTCTCGCTGGAGCATTGATACTCCTGGCTGTCGCCTGCTTCACCAATAACGTCGTCTATCACCGCTCCTATCCGAAACATTGGCTGTAG
- a CDS encoding (Fe-S)-binding protein produces MKQSAAPVRSPLHKLCQTNIKGCTNCGKCVRECAFLRKYGTPKKIAAEFDPTDSEKLHRAFECNLCGLCSAVCPEKLEVDAMFLEMRREAVDRDLGAYPEHRPLLNYEKVGTSRRFSLYRLPEGCRTIFFPGCSLPGTRPDAVHNLLALMHQADPTVGVVFDCCLKPSYSLGREQYVNSMFEEMNDWLLRHGVREVLVACPNCQVMFERLGHGMRVRTVWEALAEAGLEPERVSGTVTVHDPCVIRNAEPVHRAVRTLLERQGLVVEEMKHAGKKTVCCGKGGGVNLLNPSLAGEWGELRKKEADGRRVITYCAGCVQALEQHTPTNHLVDLLFAPAQTLAGKKKGAKAPITYLNRLRLKMSFKKKKGNAVLRERSFVAQQALQKRRRWKIPFTQILCGIAAAAAGMHWLSL; encoded by the coding sequence ATGAAACAAAGCGCCGCACCGGTCAGATCCCCACTCCACAAACTCTGCCAAACCAACATCAAAGGGTGCACCAACTGCGGGAAGTGCGTCCGCGAGTGCGCCTTTTTGCGCAAATATGGCACCCCCAAGAAAATAGCCGCAGAGTTCGACCCGACCGACTCGGAAAAACTGCACCGCGCCTTCGAGTGCAACCTGTGCGGGCTCTGTTCCGCGGTCTGCCCGGAGAAGCTCGAGGTGGATGCCATGTTCCTGGAAATGCGGCGGGAGGCGGTGGACCGCGATCTCGGCGCCTATCCGGAACACAGGCCCCTGCTCAACTACGAGAAGGTCGGGACCTCGCGCCGCTTCAGCCTCTACCGGCTCCCTGAAGGGTGCAGGACCATCTTTTTCCCCGGCTGCTCGCTCCCTGGAACGCGCCCTGACGCGGTGCACAACCTCCTGGCGCTGATGCACCAGGCCGACCCGACCGTGGGCGTGGTCTTCGACTGCTGCCTTAAGCCCTCCTATTCGCTGGGGCGGGAGCAGTACGTAAACTCGATGTTCGAGGAGATGAACGACTGGCTTCTGCGGCACGGGGTGCGGGAGGTGCTGGTCGCCTGCCCCAACTGCCAGGTGATGTTCGAGCGCCTGGGGCACGGGATGCGGGTGCGCACGGTATGGGAGGCCTTGGCCGAGGCGGGACTCGAGCCGGAGCGGGTGTCGGGGACGGTCACGGTCCACGACCCCTGCGTGATCCGCAACGCCGAGCCGGTGCACCGGGCGGTCCGCACGCTTCTTGAGCGCCAGGGGCTGGTGGTCGAGGAGATGAAGCATGCCGGGAAGAAAACGGTCTGCTGCGGCAAGGGGGGCGGGGTGAACCTGTTGAACCCCTCCCTGGCAGGGGAGTGGGGGGAGCTCCGCAAGAAGGAGGCGGACGGCAGGAGGGTGATCACCTACTGCGCCGGCTGCGTCCAGGCACTGGAACAACACACCCCGACCAACCACCTGGTGGACCTGCTCTTCGCGCCGGCGCAGACGCTGGCCGGGAAGAAGAAGGGGGCCAAAGCCCCCATCACCTACCTGAACCGGCTGCGCCTCAAGATGTCGTTCAAAAAGAAGAAGGGGAACGCGGTGCTCAGGGAGCGAAGCTTCGTGGCGCAGCAGGCGCTGCAGAAAAGACGCAGGTGGAAGATCCCTTTCACGCAGATACTCTGCGGCATAGCCGCGGCTGCAGCCGGGATGCACTGGTTATCCCTCTGA
- a CDS encoding sensor histidine kinase — MQRRENEAEITPPRSLRYYEWGLAAGWTLVIAILLMINLRHERSQAIETARTQARSNYQRDVIYRHWNATFGAVYAPVSHRVQPNKYLARFPERDIVATDGRKFTWINPAYMTRLALELASEKYGVKGHITSLRPIRPENLPDPWERVALASFASGAREADTVEEIGGASYLRLMKPLITEKECLKCHGDQGYRIGDIRGGLSVAVPMEPLRAIARQNSLLNAASFSILWLLGLGGIYLGGGSLRRAMAERDEAERSTRALNRDLLIRTEELESANRELDAFCSTVSHDLRSPLTVIDGFCNLIKESPEVSTEDAKGYAGVMLSSTQKMGRLIATLLDFSRIVRNEVKTASVDLTALSREIEAELRLAEVQRKAVFTIAEGLVVQGDCDLLRVVMQNLLGNAWKYTRTRPVAEIEVGRREIGGECQIFVRDNGIGFDNALTGGIFEAFQRLPNAEEFAGTGIGLATVKRIIARHGGRVGCEGETGKGATFFFTLKTGSS; from the coding sequence GTGCAAAGACGCGAAAACGAGGCGGAAATTACGCCACCACGGTCGCTTAGATACTACGAATGGGGACTGGCCGCCGGCTGGACCCTGGTGATCGCCATCCTTTTGATGATCAACCTGCGTCACGAACGGTCGCAGGCGATAGAGACCGCCAGGACCCAGGCGCGTAGCAACTACCAGCGTGACGTGATCTACCGGCACTGGAACGCGACCTTCGGCGCCGTCTACGCGCCCGTATCTCACAGGGTGCAGCCCAACAAGTACCTGGCCCGCTTCCCTGAACGGGACATCGTCGCCACCGACGGCAGGAAGTTCACCTGGATCAACCCGGCCTACATGACCCGGCTGGCCCTGGAACTGGCGTCGGAGAAGTACGGAGTGAAGGGGCACATCACAAGCCTGCGCCCGATCCGGCCGGAGAACCTCCCGGACCCGTGGGAGCGGGTGGCTCTTGCTTCTTTCGCCAGCGGGGCGCGCGAGGCGGATACGGTCGAGGAGATCGGTGGGGCGAGTTATCTGCGCCTGATGAAACCGCTGATCACGGAAAAGGAGTGCCTTAAGTGCCATGGGGATCAGGGGTACCGCATCGGGGATATCCGCGGGGGGCTGAGCGTCGCGGTACCCATGGAGCCGCTTCGGGCCATCGCCAGACAGAACTCGCTCTTAAACGCGGCAAGCTTCTCCATCTTGTGGCTGCTCGGCTTGGGGGGCATCTACCTGGGAGGGGGAAGCCTCAGGCGTGCCATGGCTGAGCGAGACGAGGCTGAGCGCAGCACGAGGGCCCTGAACCGTGATCTTCTGATCCGCACGGAGGAGCTTGAATCCGCCAACCGCGAACTCGATGCCTTTTGTTCCACCGTTTCGCACGACCTGAGATCTCCGCTCACCGTTATCGATGGTTTTTGCAACCTGATCAAGGAGTCCCCGGAGGTAAGCACAGAGGACGCAAAGGGTTATGCGGGTGTGATGCTTTCCTCCACGCAGAAAATGGGGCGGCTCATCGCGACGCTCCTCGATTTTTCCCGGATCGTCAGGAACGAGGTGAAAACAGCCAGTGTGGACCTGACCGCATTATCCAGGGAGATCGAAGCTGAACTGAGGCTTGCCGAGGTGCAGAGAAAGGCGGTTTTCACTATCGCCGAGGGGCTGGTGGTGCAGGGGGACTGCGACCTGCTCCGGGTGGTTATGCAGAACTTGCTCGGAAACGCCTGGAAATACACCCGGACCCGCCCAGTGGCCGAGATCGAGGTGGGGCGGAGGGAGATTGGCGGCGAGTGCCAGATTTTCGTCCGCGACAACGGTATCGGCTTCGACAACGCCCTCACCGGGGGTATCTTCGAAGCCTTCCAGCGCTTACCCAATGCCGAGGAATTCGCAGGTACCGGCATCGGCCTGGCGACGGTGAAAAGGATCATCGCCCGACACGGCGGCCGGGTCGGCTGCGAGGGGGAAACAGGAAAGGGAGCGACTTTCTTCTTCACGTTGAAAACAGGCAGCAGCTAG
- a CDS encoding NAD(P)-dependent alcohol dehydrogenase — MFKAKAYSVASATASFVADTIPRREAGPRDVQIEILYCGICHSDLHTVRDEWASVMPTVYPCVPGHEIVGRVTKVGPDVTKVKPGELVGVGCLVGSDHGCPNCRADMEQFCPGATFTYNSPDVHGTAPVTYGGYSESIVVDEHFVLRVPENLDLSGVAPLLCAGITTYSPIRRWGDIAGKKVGVVGLGGLGHMAVKFARAFGAHVVVFTTSAGKKEDALRLGAHEVIVSTDPEQMKAQAGTFNFILDTIAAEHDINAYINMLGLEGNITLVGAPEKPLPLSAFALLFGRRSISGSLIGGIKETQEMLDFCGKHNITADVEVIPIQKVNEAYERLVKSDVKYRFSIDMASLKGE; from the coding sequence ATGTTCAAAGCCAAAGCATATTCAGTTGCCAGTGCCACCGCATCTTTTGTCGCCGATACCATCCCGCGCCGGGAAGCCGGCCCCCGTGACGTGCAGATCGAGATCCTTTACTGCGGCATCTGCCATTCGGACCTGCACACTGTCCGCGACGAGTGGGCGAGCGTCATGCCCACCGTCTACCCCTGCGTGCCGGGGCATGAGATCGTCGGCCGCGTCACCAAGGTCGGCCCCGACGTCACCAAGGTGAAACCGGGGGAGTTGGTCGGGGTAGGGTGCCTGGTCGGTTCGGACCACGGCTGCCCTAACTGCCGGGCGGACATGGAGCAGTTCTGCCCCGGCGCGACCTTTACCTACAACTCGCCGGATGTGCACGGCACCGCACCTGTCACCTATGGCGGCTACTCGGAGAGCATCGTGGTCGACGAGCATTTCGTGCTGCGCGTGCCTGAGAATCTCGATCTCTCCGGCGTGGCGCCGCTTCTTTGCGCCGGGATCACCACCTATTCACCCATCCGGCGCTGGGGGGATATCGCGGGTAAGAAGGTCGGGGTGGTAGGGCTCGGCGGTCTTGGGCACATGGCCGTCAAGTTCGCCCGGGCTTTCGGGGCGCACGTGGTGGTCTTCACCACTTCCGCCGGGAAGAAAGAAGACGCGCTGCGTCTGGGCGCCCACGAGGTCATCGTCTCCACCGATCCGGAGCAGATGAAGGCCCAAGCGGGAACTTTCAATTTCATCCTCGACACCATTGCCGCCGAGCACGACATAAACGCCTACATCAACATGCTCGGGCTGGAGGGAAACATCACCCTGGTGGGTGCCCCCGAGAAGCCGCTGCCGCTGTCCGCCTTCGCACTGCTCTTTGGCCGCAGGAGCATTTCCGGCTCCCTCATCGGAGGCATCAAGGAAACACAGGAGATGCTCGACTTCTGCGGCAAGCACAACATCACCGCCGACGTTGAAGTCATACCCATCCAGAAGGTCAACGAGGCTTACGAGCGGCTGGTCAAGTCGGACGTGAAGTACCGTTTCTCCATCGACATGGCTTCCTTGAAGGGCGAATGA
- a CDS encoding IS110 family transposase: MIEITIGVYVSKNRVEVAVLPSGAEFSMPHDEASCRELACWLESLNPTLIVLEAAGGVENHVTGILLARDLPVAVINPRQIREFAKATGRLAKSNSIDARILALFGVAVKPEPRRHKHEGAWAVTALITRRRQIIDMLAAERNRLASSHNSVKNEIAQTIKWLENRVKGIDDDLSGFIRAMLPAGGEGAL; encoded by the coding sequence ATGATCGAAATTACCATCGGTGTTTATGTCAGCAAAAACCGGGTCGAGGTCGCGGTCCTGCCGAGCGGCGCTGAGTTCAGCATGCCCCACGACGAAGCTTCCTGCCGCGAGCTCGCTTGCTGGCTGGAATCTCTTAACCCGACGCTGATCGTCCTTGAAGCCGCCGGCGGAGTTGAGAACCATGTGACCGGAATATTGCTTGCCAGAGATCTCCCGGTTGCAGTTATCAATCCGCGTCAGATAAGAGAGTTCGCCAAAGCAACGGGGCGGCTTGCCAAAAGTAACAGCATCGACGCCAGGATCCTTGCTCTTTTTGGCGTGGCGGTCAAACCGGAACCTCGCCGCCATAAGCACGAGGGTGCTTGGGCGGTGACGGCGCTCATTACCCGCAGACGCCAGATCATCGACATGCTTGCCGCCGAAAGGAACCGCTTGGCGAGTTCACACAACAGTGTGAAAAACGAGATCGCCCAGACGATCAAATGGCTGGAAAACAGGGTGAAGGGGATCGATGACGATCTGTCCGGGTTCATTCGCGCCATGCTTCCCGCAGGGGGAGAGGGAGCCCTGTGA
- a CDS encoding cytochrome-c peroxidase: MISKLVLATLSVVLVAAPVAAVELTPVESLGKNLFFDPSLSNPPGQSCADCHSPETGWTGPDSEINAAGAVIPGAVHTRAGNRKPPTAAYAGYNPALHKAGSMGGGGMGGGMGGGMGGGMGGGMGGGMGGGMGGGMGGAMQDVFVGGMFWDGRASGWNLGDPLAEQAMGPFLNPLEQNNPNAKHVCLNVLRTGYATQFEEVWGAGSLDCVKDVAGTYERIARSIAAYERSAEVSAFNSRFDAFWKNSEGKMPPVPMINMMNWSRFKNRGLTDMELQGLMIFNTKGKCSTCHLLQPMAGSRFPLLTDFRYHNLGLPANPENPYYDMPRQWNPKGEKWVDQGLGAFLAKTAGMTDSTGASVDYSALAAQNMGKQKTPTLRNVDKRPGPDFVKAYGHNGHFKSLQEIVHFYNLRDVLPLCDTPNPPKDAMGGATCFPAPEVAENINRVDMGNLGLTPQEGMALIQFLKTLTDL; encoded by the coding sequence ATGATTTCAAAACTCGTACTAGCGACGCTGTCTGTAGTGTTGGTAGCAGCACCGGTAGCCGCGGTGGAGCTTACCCCGGTGGAAAGCCTGGGCAAGAACCTCTTTTTCGACCCGTCTCTTTCCAACCCTCCAGGGCAGTCCTGCGCCGATTGCCACAGCCCGGAAACCGGCTGGACCGGACCGGATTCGGAGATAAACGCAGCGGGTGCGGTCATCCCGGGAGCGGTGCATACGAGGGCGGGCAACCGTAAACCTCCGACCGCTGCCTATGCCGGGTACAATCCGGCCCTCCATAAAGCGGGCTCGATGGGCGGTGGCGGAATGGGCGGAGGCATGGGCGGCGGCATGGGTGGCGGCATGGGTGGCGGCATGGGTGGCGGAATGGGTGGCGGCATGGGTGGCGGCATGGGTGGAGCCATGCAGGATGTCTTCGTTGGCGGGATGTTCTGGGATGGGCGGGCATCGGGTTGGAACCTGGGGGACCCGCTTGCCGAACAGGCTATGGGCCCGTTCCTCAACCCGCTCGAACAGAACAACCCGAACGCGAAGCACGTCTGTCTCAACGTCTTAAGGACCGGGTATGCCACGCAGTTCGAAGAAGTTTGGGGGGCAGGTTCGCTGGACTGCGTGAAGGATGTCGCGGGCACCTACGAGCGCATCGCCCGCTCCATCGCCGCCTACGAGCGGTCCGCGGAGGTGAGTGCCTTCAATTCCAGGTTCGATGCCTTCTGGAAGAACTCCGAGGGGAAGATGCCGCCGGTTCCCATGATCAACATGATGAACTGGAGCCGGTTCAAAAACCGCGGCCTGACGGATATGGAGCTGCAGGGATTGATGATCTTCAACACCAAGGGGAAGTGCTCTACCTGTCACCTATTGCAGCCGATGGCCGGGAGCCGTTTCCCGCTTCTTACCGATTTCAGGTACCACAACCTGGGACTTCCTGCCAATCCTGAGAACCCGTACTACGACATGCCGCGCCAGTGGAACCCGAAAGGGGAGAAGTGGGTGGACCAGGGACTGGGGGCTTTCCTGGCGAAAACCGCGGGGATGACCGACAGCACTGGGGCTTCCGTCGACTACAGCGCGCTGGCAGCTCAGAACATGGGCAAACAGAAGACTCCGACGCTGCGTAACGTGGACAAGCGCCCCGGACCGGACTTCGTCAAGGCCTACGGCCACAACGGCCATTTCAAGAGCCTGCAGGAGATCGTTCACTTCTACAACTTAAGGGACGTCCTTCCGCTTTGCGACACCCCGAATCCGCCCAAGGACGCCATGGGTGGCGCTACCTGCTTCCCCGCTCCGGAAGTGGCGGAGAACATCAACCGGGTCGATATGGGTAATCTCGGCCTGACGCCCCAGGAGGGTATGGCGCTGATCCAGTTCCTGAAGACCCTGACCGACCTCTAA
- a CDS encoding ammonia-forming cytochrome c nitrite reductase subunit c552: MRMLRGCVALALAGMVVAGYGCTPKKIEQATTQVIPDGTIDPAKWGEVYPEQYRQWQQTAEPTPAGKSKYKKGWDVGEELPDKLDEYPFLALLYNGWAFGSEYREPRGHRYMVQDQLEVDPGRYKAGGSCLTCKTPYAPILQGNMGKDYFSKPYQEVRAKIPKEHQELGVSCIDCHDNRDASLKISRGFTLGKGLKALGVDQSHLTRQDMRTLVCAQCHVTYSIPKDAAVKSTDVFFPWQGSAWGDISIENIIKQLRNNPPSGEWTQSVTGFKLAFIRHPEFELFSRNSPHWQAGASCADCHMPSAEVAGRKVTDHRVMSPLKNDLKSCKQCHEETPDALRDKVFAIQDRVMSQFIRAGYATATAAKLFETANKASTAGSALDKNLYAQAKDHYEEAFYRVVFIGAENSAGFHNPAEASRIMTDAASHAAKAQALLRQLLAQAGIQVPAQVDLELAKYVNNRGVKKLMFKPQHEIKDPLAGK; this comes from the coding sequence ATGAGGATGCTGCGAGGATGCGTTGCGCTGGCGCTGGCGGGCATGGTGGTTGCCGGCTACGGCTGTACCCCGAAGAAGATCGAACAGGCGACGACCCAGGTGATCCCGGACGGGACCATCGACCCGGCGAAGTGGGGCGAGGTCTACCCGGAACAGTACCGGCAATGGCAACAGACGGCGGAACCGACCCCGGCGGGTAAGAGCAAGTACAAGAAGGGGTGGGACGTAGGCGAGGAACTCCCGGACAAGCTCGACGAGTACCCGTTCCTGGCGCTCCTTTACAACGGCTGGGCCTTCGGGTCGGAATACCGTGAGCCGCGCGGCCACCGCTACATGGTTCAGGACCAGCTCGAAGTGGACCCCGGCAGGTACAAGGCCGGCGGTTCCTGCCTGACCTGCAAGACTCCTTATGCGCCGATCCTGCAGGGGAACATGGGGAAGGATTATTTCTCCAAGCCGTACCAGGAGGTGAGGGCGAAGATCCCCAAGGAGCACCAGGAATTGGGCGTCTCCTGCATCGACTGCCACGACAACCGCGACGCCTCGCTCAAGATCTCCCGTGGCTTCACCCTGGGCAAGGGGCTGAAGGCCCTAGGCGTGGACCAGTCGCATCTCACGCGCCAGGACATGCGCACGCTGGTCTGCGCGCAGTGCCACGTCACCTACAGCATCCCCAAGGACGCGGCGGTAAAGTCCACCGACGTCTTCTTCCCCTGGCAGGGTAGCGCCTGGGGGGATATCAGCATCGAGAACATCATCAAGCAGCTGCGCAACAACCCGCCCAGCGGCGAATGGACCCAGAGCGTCACCGGCTTCAAGCTCGCTTTCATCAGGCACCCGGAGTTCGAGCTCTTCTCCCGGAACAGCCCGCACTGGCAGGCCGGCGCCTCCTGCGCCGACTGCCACATGCCCTCCGCCGAGGTTGCCGGGCGTAAGGTCACCGACCACCGCGTGATGAGCCCCCTGAAGAACGACCTGAAGTCGTGCAAGCAGTGCCACGAGGAGACGCCCGACGCGCTGCGCGACAAGGTGTTCGCCATCCAGGACCGCGTCATGTCCCAGTTCATCCGGGCAGGTTACGCCACCGCCACGGCGGCGAAACTCTTCGAGACCGCGAACAAGGCCAGTACTGCGGGTAGTGCCCTGGATAAAAACCTCTACGCCCAGGCGAAGGACCACTACGAGGAGGCGTTTTACCGCGTGGTGTTCATCGGCGCCGAGAACTCCGCAGGTTTCCATAACCCGGCCGAGGCGAGCCGCATCATGACCGATGCGGCGAGCCATGCCGCGAAGGCTCAGGCTCTGCTGCGCCAGCTTCTGGCGCAGGCGGGGATCCAGGTTCCGGCCCAGGTGGATCTTGAACTTGCCAAGTACGTCAACAACCGGGGCGTGAAGAAGCTGATGTTCAAGCCGCAGCACGAGATCAAGGACCCGCTGGCGGGGAAGTAG
- a CDS encoding diguanylate cyclase, with the protein MNKFIQKFVPHHPGTYSIMLALCWTAVMALSLVASLSSLRREITTIAGNIAGAYIDKDVLYRNWNALHGGIYVPVNQGLAPNAFYPPSMPDRDVMTPSGRHLTFVNPSYMMRQIYDLSRKDDGITAHITSLKPLNPKNAPSPWEAEGLRAFERGGSEARSVVAEEGTRYMRLMRPLVTEESCLACHAQQGYKLGDIRGGISIRMPMGLLEAGLGKQLKHLALAHAAVWLLGLAGLFAGSLGLRRRTAERDLALQELRRANALLESQATTDPVTGLLNRRRFSELLESAIQESKRYGLPLAVIFFDVDRFKSINDTHGHDAGDSVLKELAVIVSGMIRKTDILARYGGEEFVLVVHNNDGRTARMLAEKIRSRVSRHSFLHVGQVTASFGVARLEPNDTAESLVKRADHAMYSAKHAGRNRVETCCDCNSVAA; encoded by the coding sequence ATGAACAAATTCATCCAGAAGTTCGTCCCCCACCATCCTGGCACCTATTCCATCATGCTAGCCCTTTGCTGGACCGCGGTTATGGCGCTTTCGCTGGTGGCAAGCCTGTCGAGCCTGCGGCGCGAGATCACCACCATCGCGGGGAACATCGCCGGCGCCTACATCGACAAGGATGTCCTCTACCGCAACTGGAACGCGCTCCACGGCGGCATCTACGTCCCGGTGAACCAGGGCCTTGCGCCCAACGCCTTCTATCCCCCCTCGATGCCGGACCGCGACGTGATGACCCCGTCGGGGCGGCACCTCACCTTCGTTAACCCTTCCTACATGATGCGGCAGATCTACGATCTCTCCCGCAAGGACGACGGCATCACCGCCCACATCACGAGCCTGAAGCCGCTCAACCCGAAGAACGCGCCGTCCCCGTGGGAGGCGGAGGGCCTGCGCGCGTTCGAGCGCGGAGGCAGCGAGGCGCGCAGCGTGGTCGCCGAGGAAGGCACGCGCTATATGCGTCTCATGCGTCCCCTGGTTACCGAAGAAAGCTGCCTCGCCTGCCATGCGCAGCAGGGGTACAAGCTAGGGGACATCCGGGGCGGCATCAGCATCAGGATGCCGATGGGGCTTCTGGAGGCGGGACTGGGCAAGCAGTTGAAGCACCTCGCACTGGCCCATGCGGCGGTCTGGCTTTTGGGGCTTGCCGGGCTATTCGCCGGCTCCCTCGGCCTGCGCCGCCGCACCGCCGAGCGCGACCTTGCGCTGCAGGAGCTTAGGCGGGCGAACGCGCTTTTGGAGAGCCAGGCTACCACCGACCCGGTAACGGGGCTTTTGAACCGGCGCAGGTTTTCCGAGCTGCTGGAGAGCGCCATACAGGAATCCAAGCGCTACGGCCTGCCGCTGGCGGTCATCTTCTTCGACGTGGACCGTTTCAAGTCCATAAACGACACCCACGGCCACGACGCCGGCGACAGCGTGCTGAAGGAACTGGCCGTGATCGTCTCCGGTATGATCCGCAAGACCGACATCTTGGCGCGGTACGGCGGGGAGGAGTTCGTGCTGGTGGTGCACAACAACGACGGCAGGACGGCGCGCATGCTCGCCGAGAAGATCAGGAGCCGGGTGAGCCGGCACAGCTTTTTGCACGTGGGGCAGGTGACCGCCAGTTTCGGCGTCGCCCGGCTTGAGCCGAACGATACCGCGGAGAGCCTGGTGAAGAGGGCGGACCACGCGATGTACAGCGCGAAGCACGCCGGCAGAAACCGGGTCGAGACCTGCTGCGATTGCAACAGCGTTGCCGCATAA